The Solanum pennellii chromosome 11, SPENNV200 genome contains a region encoding:
- the LOC107004759 gene encoding leucine-rich repeat extensin-like protein 6: MRPPSRGVLISFFVISLLSYQISYVVGQEGDSDIDLDDIKANASKLSFENSKIRDAYIALQYWKTAMFSDPFNFTANWTGPNVCSYGGVFCAPSLTDDSIRVVAGIDLNHADIAGSLVAELGLLTDLVLFHLNSNRFCGVVPKTFSHLKLLRELDLSNNRFVGGFPKVVLSLPSLKFLDLRFNDFEGPVPSGLFDKDLDALFLNDNRFRFGIPENLGNSPVSVLVFANNDLGGCIPASIGKMGKTLNELILMNDNLTGCLPMEIGLLNKLTVFDVSFNKIQGSLPSTVSKMRSVEELNVAHNKLTGVIPASICQLPRLQNFTYSFNYFTGEAPVCAATRSGDGQENCIVGKKNQRSAKECSSDDAKPYDCRKSKCYSPFATSPSTKPKPKPKPKPTPKPRGPPPPTWKSSGSHNKRSPPPPKSTPLPPPAPYKKSPTYQHRSPPPPTHKISPVTHHSPPPPSPVYYHPSPSSPPPPVYHEPPTYKPKSPPPPTPSYEHPKTPSSPPPPTPSYEHPKTPSSPLPPTPSYEHPKTPSSPLPPTPSYEHPKTPPSHEHPKTPSPPTPSYEHPKTPSPPPSYEHPKTPSPPPPTPSYEHPQPQSPPPPPTPSYEHPKTPSHPTPPCNEPPPPPPNSHWEPKPSPPYTYSSPPPPSPSPPPPTYYYSSPPPPSPSPPPPTYSSPPPPPPFYENIPLPPVIGVSYASPPPPVIPYY, translated from the coding sequence ATGCGGCCTCCTAGCAGGGGcgtattaatttctttttttgttatctCCCTCTTGTCTTACCAGATCTCGTATGTGGTAGGACAAGAAGGTGATAGCGATATCGATTTAGATGACATTAAGGCTAATGCTAGTAAGTTGAGTTTTGAAAACTCAAAGATTCGCGATGCTTATATCGCGTTGCAATATTGGAAAACAGCAATGTTTTCTGATCCTTTTAACTTCACAGCTAATTGGACAGGTCCAAATGTGTGTTCCTATGGTGGAGTGTTTTGTGCTCCTTCGTTAACGGATGATTCGATTAGAGTTGTAGCTGGCATTGATCTTAACCATGCTGATATTGCTGGTTCATTAGTTGCAGAACTTGGTCTTCTTACAGATCTGGTTCTTTTCCATCTCAACTCGAATCGTTTTTGTGGAGTTGTACCAAAAACCTTTAGCCATTTGAAGCTTCTTAGGGAGCTTGATTTGAGTAATAATAGGTTTGTTGGTGGGTTTCCTAAGGTAGTTCTTTCACTACCTTCTTTGAAGTTTTTGGATCTAAGGTTTAATGACTTTGAAGGACCAGTTCCTTCAGGACTTTTCGATAAAGATTTGGATGCCTTGTTTTTGAATGACAATAGATTCCGTTTTGGCATCCCGGAGAACTTGGGTAACTCTCCTGTTTCGGTTCTTGTGTTTGCTAATAACGATCTTGGAGGGTGTATTCCCGCAAGTATTGGGAAAATGGGGAAAACGTTGAATGAGTTGATATTGATGAATGATAACCTCACTGGGTGTTTGCCAATGGAGATTGGATTGTTGAACAAGTTAACGGTGTTTGATGTTAGCTTCAACAAGATTCAAGGCTCATTGCCATCAACTGTGAGCAAAATGAGGAGTGTGGAGGAACTGAATGTGGCTCACAACAAGCTTACAGGGGTTATACCAGCTAGCATTTGCCAACTTCCTAGGTTGCAAAACTTTACCTATTCCTTCAATTACTTCACCGGGGAAGCTCCAGTTTGTGCTGCGACTAGATCTGGTGACGGCCAGGAGAACTGTATCGTTGGAAAGAAGAATCAAAGATCTGCTAAAGAATGCTCTTCGGATGATGCAAAACCGTATGATTGTAGGAAATCCAAGTGTTATAGCCCTTTTGCTACATCTCCTTCGACAAAgccaaaaccaaaaccaaaaccaaagcCAACACCAAAACCAAGAGGCCCACCACCACCTACTTGGAAGTCTTCGGGTTCGCATAACAAGCGATCTCCGCCGCCACCTAAATCAACTCCTCTTCCTCCACCAGCACCTTACAAAAAGTCCCCAACCTATCAACATAGAAGTCCACCACCACCTACTCACAAAATTTCACCTGTAACTCATCATTCACCTCCTCCACCCTCACCCGTATATTACCACCCATCTCCATCGTCCCCACCACCCCCCGTGTATCATGAGCCACCTACTTACAAGCCTaaatcaccaccaccaccaacaccGTCGTATGAACATCCAAAAACTCcatcatcaccaccaccaccaacaccGTCGTATGAACATCCAAAAACTCCATCATCACCACTACCACCAACACCGTCGTACGAGCATCCAAAAACTCCATCATCACCACTACCACCAACACCGTCGTACGAGCATCCAAAAACTCCACCATCACACGAACATCCAAAAACCCCATCACCACCAACACCATCATACGAGCATCCAAAAAcaccatcaccaccaccatcaTACGAGCATCCAAAAACcccatcaccaccaccaccaacaccATCATACGAGCATCCACAACCCcaatcaccaccaccaccaccaacaccATCATACGAACACCCAAAAACTCCATCACACCCAACCCCACCTTGTAACGAACCACCACCTCCACCTCCTAATTCACATTGGGAACCAAAACCATCACCACCATACACCTACTCATCACCACCACCTCCATCACCATCTCCTCCTCCTCCCACTTACTACTACTCATCACCACCgccaccatcaccatcacctcCCCCACCCACTTACTCTTCAccgccaccaccaccaccattttACGAAAATATTCCTCTCCCACCGGTAATCGGAGTCTCCTACGCATCTCCACCACCACCAGTCATTCCATATTACTGA